The genome window TCGAACCCGCGACTTCAACCTTGGCAAGGTTGCACTCTACCACTGAGTTATTCCCGCTCATTCTGGGTGCCCGCCGCGGCGAGCGAGGTAATTAATAGCAAAAGGCCCCGGGCAAGTCAACAAAAAATTCGCCCCTTTTTCAGCCGCGCCTAAAAGACCTTACTTGGCGATAACTTTGGAGAATTTGAACAGGTAATCGGCTCCCGACCAGATCGTCAGGGCGAAGGCGATGTAAAAATAAAAGATTCCGAAGTTGTGCATGTTGACGTGGAACAGTTCCCACTCGATCCCGAACAGCCAGTAGTAGTCGTAATGAAGGAGCAGGCCGGGCAACGCGGTCATCTGGATAATGGTCTTGTATTTGCCCAGGTTGCTCGCGTCGATGACGATCCCCTCGGAGGAGGCGATGGAGCGCAGCCCTGTGACCAGCATCTCCCTGGCGAGAATGCAGAAAACCGCCCAGGCCGGCACGCGGTCCAGGGGAATGAGCATGATCATGGCCGCCATGACGAGCAGCTTGTCGGCGAGCGGGTCGAGAAACTTCCCCAGCACCGTAACGACCTGCCAGCGGCGGGCCAGCCATCCGTCGAGCCAGTCTGTAATGGCGGCGACTCCGAACACGGCGGCCGCCCAAATGCAGTTGCTCCGGCTTTCGAAAAGGAGCAGCACCACCAGGAGGGGCACAGCGGCGATGCGCCCCAGGGTCAGCAGGTTGGGTAGATTCAAAAGGCCGGAGCGCAGGCTCATAAAAGGGTGTCCTTGTCCTGTCGGTAGCGTTCGAAGTACTTGAGCACCCGGTCCACGTAGGTGCGCGTCTCCCGGTAGGGGGGAATGCCGCCGTGGCGGCGCACGGCGCCCGGTCCGGCGTTGTAGGCGGCCAGAGCGAGGGTCAGGTCGCCCTGGAACTGATCGAGCATCTGGCGCAGGTAGCGGCTGCCGCCGCGGATGTTCTCCTCGGCGTTCAAGGGGTTGCCAACGTCCATCTCCCGGGCCGTTTCGGGAAGGAGCTGCATCAGTCCGAGGGCCCCCTTGCTGGAGACGGCCCTCGGGTCGAAATCGGACTCGGCCTTGATGACCGCCCGCACCAAGTTCTCGTCAAGGGCAAACATGGCGGCGTAGTGGCCGATAATGTCTTCGAGCCTGCTCCCGGAGCTGCTCTCCTTCATGTAGAAGCTGTACTGGCTGACGGTGGGCGTGTTGGTGAAGTGGAGGACCCCGTCGGCATCCACATACCGGTAGACGTCCCCCCTCGCCTGTCCGAACGCCACGCCGAGCATGAACAAGGTCAAGCAAGCGATCGTCCCGGGCCTGGTCTTCTGAAGCATCGTCCCTCCCGCCGTTTCGTCTTGGACTATAGCCCAGAAGGCATTGTATTTCAACCTATTTACCCCCACCAAAGGCCTTGACAGCCCCTCTGCGGGCAAGGATAATGTCAACTTCGTTCCGGCCCCCATGAGGGTTTCGGCCGCGACCCGTCGCCCCCTTCGATTCTCCGGGCCGACTCCCCATATCATGAGGATTCCCATGAAGATTACCTCCGACTTCCTGGTCATCGGCAGCGGCATCGCCGGGCTTTCCTACGCCCTGAAAGTTGCCGATCGCGGCACGGTCGCCGTGGTCACCAAGCGGGACATGTCCGAGACCGCCACGAACCTCGCCCAGGGAGGCATCGCCGCGGTCCTCTCCGAACACGACTCTTTCGATGCCCACGCCGAGGACACCATGGTGGCCGGTGCCTTCCTCTCCCACGAGGACGTCGTGCGCATGGTCGTGGAGAGCGGCCCCGAGGCGATCCGGGACCTCATCGACTGGGGGGTCGAGTTCACACGGGGGGAGGACGACAACTACGACCTCACCCGTGAGGGGGGCCACAGCCACCGGCGCATCCTTCACTCCAAGGACATCACCGGGAGGGAGATCGAGCGAGCCCTGGTGGAGGCGGTCCGCAAGCACCCCAACATCACCCTCTACGAAAACCACATCGCCATCGACCTGATCACCGAGGCCAAGACAGCCAACCGGCAGATCCTGCCCAACCGCTGCCTCGGCGCCTACGTCCTCGACATCCCCGGCAACGATGTGATCACCTTCGGCGCCCGATTCACCGTCCTCGCCACCGGCGGGGCCGGCAAGGTCTACCTCTACACCTGCAACCCCGACGTGGCCACCGGAGACGGGGTCGCCATGGCCTACCGGGCCGGGGCCTCCATCGCCAATATGGAGTTCATGCAGTTCCATCCGACCACCCTCTTCCACCCCCACGCCAAGCGGTTTCTCATCTCCGAGGCGGTACGGGGCGAGGGGGCGATCCTCAAGCGCAGAGACGGCACGGCCTTCATGGGCGAATACCACAAGCTGAAGGACCTCGCCCCCCGGGACGTCGTCGCCCGCGCCATCGACAACGAGATGAAGGTCCACGGCGACGACTGCGTTTTCCTCGACATCACGCACAAGGGCCCCGACTACATAAAAGAGCGCTTTCCCAACATCTACGAGACCTGCCTCTCCTTCGGCATCGACATGACCGTCGATCCCCTTCCCGTCGTCCCCGCGGCCCACTACCTGTGCGGCGGGGTCGTGGTCGACACCTGGGGCGAGACCAACATCGGCAACCTCTTCGCCATCGGGGAGACCTCCTGCACCGGCCTTCACGGCGCCAACCGCCTCGCCAGCAACAGCCTTCTCGAGGGCGTGGTCTACGGAAACCGCGCCGCGATCCGCTGCATCGAACGCGTGACCGACCACCTCCCCCCCTTCCCCTCCATCGAACCCTGGGACTGCGGCAGCGCCACCTGCAGCGACGAAGAGGTGGTGGTCGCCCACAACTGGGACGAGATACGCCGCTCCATGTGGAACTATGTCGGCATCGTGC of Desulfuromonas sp. contains these proteins:
- the pgsA gene encoding CDP-diacylglycerol--glycerol-3-phosphate 3-phosphatidyltransferase encodes the protein MSLRSGLLNLPNLLTLGRIAAVPLLVVLLLFESRSNCIWAAAVFGVAAITDWLDGWLARRWQVVTVLGKFLDPLADKLLVMAAMIMLIPLDRVPAWAVFCILAREMLVTGLRSIASSEGIVIDASNLGKYKTIIQMTALPGLLLHYDYYWLFGIEWELFHVNMHNFGIFYFYIAFALTIWSGADYLFKFSKVIAK
- a CDS encoding lytic transglycosylase domain-containing protein, producing the protein MLQKTRPGTIACLTLFMLGVAFGQARGDVYRYVDADGVLHFTNTPTVSQYSFYMKESSSGSRLEDIIGHYAAMFALDENLVRAVIKAESDFDPRAVSSKGALGLMQLLPETAREMDVGNPLNAEENIRGGSRYLRQMLDQFQGDLTLALAAYNAGPGAVRRHGGIPPYRETRTYVDRVLKYFERYRQDKDTLL
- the nadB gene encoding L-aspartate oxidase gives rise to the protein MKITSDFLVIGSGIAGLSYALKVADRGTVAVVTKRDMSETATNLAQGGIAAVLSEHDSFDAHAEDTMVAGAFLSHEDVVRMVVESGPEAIRDLIDWGVEFTRGEDDNYDLTREGGHSHRRILHSKDITGREIERALVEAVRKHPNITLYENHIAIDLITEAKTANRQILPNRCLGAYVLDIPGNDVITFGARFTVLATGGAGKVYLYTCNPDVATGDGVAMAYRAGASIANMEFMQFHPTTLFHPHAKRFLISEAVRGEGAILKRRDGTAFMGEYHKLKDLAPRDVVARAIDNEMKVHGDDCVFLDITHKGPDYIKERFPNIYETCLSFGIDMTVDPLPVVPAAHYLCGGVVVDTWGETNIGNLFAIGETSCTGLHGANRLASNSLLEGVVYGNRAAIRCIERVTDHLPPFPSIEPWDCGSATCSDEEVVVAHNWDEIRRSMWNYVGIVRSNKRLVRALRRITMIQEEITDYYWDFLITSDLIELRNIATIAELIVRCALERHESRGLHYTIDYPDTDDGNWKRDTVVSKGL